Proteins encoded by one window of Enterococcus faecalis:
- a CDS encoding uracil-DNA glycosylase, with amino-acid sequence MKEIIHNSWQTVLSAEFEKPYYQELREFLKKEYQTQTIYPDMYHLFSALELTPFEEVKVVILGQDPYHGPNQAHGLSFSVQPGVKVPPSLANIYKELQADLGYQPVNHGFLESWAKQGVLLLNTVLTVRAGQAYSHRGKGWEQLTDVIIEKLNEREKPVVFILWGRPAQEKIKMIDTTRHVIIKSPHPSPLSAHRGFFGSRPFSQANAALERLGETPIDWQLPETV; translated from the coding sequence AATTATTCACAATAGTTGGCAAACCGTTTTATCTGCTGAATTTGAAAAACCGTATTATCAAGAATTGCGGGAATTTTTGAAAAAAGAATATCAGACACAAACGATTTATCCAGATATGTATCATTTATTTTCAGCGTTAGAACTAACCCCTTTTGAAGAAGTAAAAGTAGTAATTTTGGGACAAGACCCATATCATGGACCCAATCAAGCACACGGACTAAGTTTCTCTGTCCAGCCAGGTGTGAAAGTGCCGCCATCTCTTGCGAATATTTACAAAGAATTACAAGCTGATTTAGGGTACCAACCCGTCAACCATGGCTTTTTAGAAAGCTGGGCCAAACAAGGCGTGTTATTATTAAATACTGTGTTGACCGTTCGGGCAGGTCAAGCCTATTCCCATCGAGGTAAAGGGTGGGAGCAACTGACAGATGTCATTATCGAAAAGTTGAATGAGCGTGAAAAACCTGTTGTTTTCATTTTATGGGGACGTCCTGCTCAAGAAAAAATTAAAATGATTGATACGACTCGGCATGTGATTATCAAATCGCCACACCCAAGTCCATTGTCAGCACATCGTGGTTTTTTTGGCTCACGTCCGTTTTCTCAAGCGAATGCCGCTCTAGAACGTTTAGGGGAAACGCCGATTGATTGGCAACTTCCTGAAACAGTGTAG